GGCATCAGTTTCGGTCTCCTCCCCGCAATCGTCCTCCTCGCCGTGCTCGCCATCTACGACGCCATCTCCGTCTACGGCACCGAGCACATGCTCACGCTCGCCGACGGCGTGATGGATCTCAAATTGCCCGTGGTGCTGGTGATTCCGCTCACCCTCTCCTACTCGTTTCTCGACGATACGCCGGCGACCGAGGGAAGCGAGGCCGACGAACCGGTCGAAGCCGACGGCGGTAGTGGAGCGGGGGACAACGGCGAGACGAGCACCGACCGACCCGACGCCGCCGAGCGGGACGTCTTCTTCGTCGGACTGGGTGACGCGGTGATGCCGGCCGTGTTGGTCGCGAGCGCCGCCGTCTTCGCACCCGCTGACTCCCTCGTTCAGGGATTCGCGCTCTCGTTGCCGGCGCTCACGGCGATGATCGGCACCGTCTGCGGTCTCGTTGTCCTCCTGTGGCTCGTCATGAAGGGTCGCGCCCACGCCGGTCTTCCACTGCTCAATGGTGGCGCAATCGGTGGCTATCTCCTCGGCGCGCTCGCCTCGGGGATTTCGTTGGTGAACGCGCTCGGACTCGGGCCGTATCTTTGAATCGGCTCCTCAGCCTACTCGCCCGGCGGGTAGGCGTCCTGCCACGGACGGACGCGTTCGAGCGCCGCGCTCGCGGCGAGCACCGTCTCCTCGGCGTGTCGGCGACCGACGATCTGGAGTCCGACTGGCAGCCCATCGACGAATCCTGCGGGTATCGACGCGACCGGATGGCCGGTGAGATTGAACGGCCACGTGAGACACCAATCCACTACTGGATTGGCGACCGATTCGCCGTCGATCTCTGCGGGCCCATCCCGACCGTGCGCGAACGGCGGGACTGCGGCGGTCGCGCTCACGAGCAGGTCGTGATCGGCGAAAACCGACTCGACGGCGTCGTAGAAGGCGGTTCGTGGACGGTCGGCCCGTTTGTAGCCGAGCGCATCGGAGTCCTCGCCGATAGAGACCAAGGTCGCCGTCGAGGACATGAGTTTCTCGCGATCGCCCTCGTCGATTTTCCCGTCGGCTTCGAGACCGTCGACTAGCGCGGCGAACAGGACAGTAGTTTGTTGGGTGAACGCATATCGGAGATCCGATAGGGAACCCTCGTAGGGTGGATCAGTCTGTTCGACAGTTTCAACGACACCCACGAGGTCCTCGGTCGCGTCGTCGAGCACATCGCGGACGCGCTCGGCGACGTCGAACAGCCCGAGGTCGGGGCTGTACGCCACACTCAGTTCGTCGGTCGACCGCTCCGTGGCCGCGCGGTAGCTGGTGTCGGATGCGGGCAGGCTGTGCGGGTCGCTCGGGTGCGGACCGGAAAAGACGTCGAGCGCGAGCGCGGCGTCCTCGACCGTGCGCGCGAGCGGGCCGGTGCTCGAAAACGGTGTCGCCATGCCGAACGCATCCGGACGAAGGGCGTTCGGTACCCGCCCGAAGGATGGTTTGATGCCGTAGACGCCACAGCAGGCGGCCGGAATCCGAATCGAACCGCCAGTATCGGAGCCCTGTGCGAACGCCGCCAGCCCGTCGGCGACCGCCGCCGCGCTCCCGCCCGACGAACCCCCTGAGGTTCGCTCGGGGTCGAACGGTGTCCCCGTCCGTCCATGCAGCGGGTTCTCGGTGACGAGTTTGTGCCCGAACTCAGGAGCGTTGGTCGTTCCGAGGACGATCGCGCCGGCCGCTTCGAGCCGTTCAGTGGCGACCGCACTTTCTTCGGGAATGAACTCGCCGACGGCCGCCGATCCCATCGTCGCCGGGACGCCAGCCTTGAACCCGAACAGATCCTTGAGCGCGACCGGTACGCCCGCGAGCGGGCCGGGATCCTCGCCACGGTCTATCGCCGCTTCGATCTCCCGTGCGCGCTCGCGTGCGTCCTTTTCGATGACCGTAACGTAGGCGTTCGTCAGGTCGTTGCGCGCGGCGATGCGCTCCAGATAGGCATCCACGACGGTGACCGGCGACCGTTCCCCATCTCGAATCTCCCCTGCGAGCCTTGCCGCCGACGCGAACGGAATCTCGGCCATATCGATTCCTCTCGTGCGGGTGTGTTGGCTCTTTCCCCGCGAATCGACGGGTGTTCACTCCCCGGTGAGCGCCTCGCTCGCGGGCGCGAACTCGATTTCGGTCCCCAAATTCTGCTTGCGCGCCTTCTCGTAGAGCATGTGGGCGGCGGCGACGGTCTCGATGCCGGTTCCTCCCGAGTCGAAGACCGTGATTTCGTCGTCCGATTCGCGGCCCGCTACCTCGCCCGCAACGACATTCCCGAGTTCGCCGTGGATGTCGTCTTCGCTCACGACACCCTCCTCGACGGCGTTGATGAACGAGCCGGCGTCGTCCATGACGCGCTCGCGCAGGTCGGGGACGTACGTCGCGCGCTCGATGGTTCTCGCGTCGAGTTCGTGCTTTTCGGGATGGTACTGGCCCATCGCGGTCACGTGGGTACCGTCTTCGAGCACCTCGCCGTCGAAGACTGGTTCGGAGCTATTCGTGGCGGTGATGACCACGTCCGCACCCTCGACGGCGGCGGCGCTCGAAGCGACGGCCGCGACGCCCGCATCGAGGGTCTTGTTCATCGACGCGGCGAAGCTCTCGCGGTGCTCGGCGGTCGGCGAGTAGATGCTGACGGTCTCGAACTCCCGCACCGTCGCCGCAGCCCGAAGCTGGCCCCGTGCCTGCGCGCCGCTGCCGATGACTGCGAGCGTCGCCGCGTCCTCGCGTGCGAGTGCATCGACGCCGACCGCACCCGTCGCACCCGTCTTGAAGGGGTTCAGGCTCGCGCCGTCGAGCAGCGCGAGCGGCCGTCCGGACTGCGAATCGAACAGCGGGAGTATGAAGTGGGCGTCTTCGGCACCGAAACCCGCTGCATACGTGTACCCGCCCATCGCGCCCGTCTCGGGGAGGATGGCGCTGTAGCCCGTGAGCATTCCTGGAGGGTTCTCGTTCGTGAGCTTCGTTCGCGGGGCCGCGGGTGCGCCCTGCCCGCGCTGGCGATAGCCCTCACGGACCGCCTCGATGTACTCTTCGGGGGTTGCGAGTCCGGCACACTCCGCACTCGTCAGAAACAGCGTTCCGTCGGTGGCATCGGCCATACTCGAAGAAGGTGGGGCGAGCGCTTATGACTGGTGGCTCGCGGGAGAAGAGAAACGGGAGTGAGGCAATCAGTCGGCGGAGTTGAATTTCTGGGGTTCGGGACACGGCGCGGGCGTCGCGCCGGGCGACCTGACGAACATGCCGTGACCGATGAGCGCGACCGCGACCGCGGCCGCGAACGGGACGGCGAGAGTAAGCGAGACGCCGAGCACGGCGAGAACGGTGGTGATGCCGCCCAGGGCGAGCGGGATGAGACCGAGCACGAGATCGTAGTAGTGAGCCATTATACACCATTGTATGGGAGTGCTACTGATAAGTGTTTCCCATAGGTGGGGTGTGGGCGAGGGATATCGACGCGACTATTCACTGAATGCTTATCTATAAGTTATGGATGGGCAACTACGCCTACGGACGCTCTACACCCAAAAATACCGATAGAACGGTCACGATATCGGACAGCGATCGCGTCGGAACGCACGACCGTTGGGAGCGCACGTCCCGTTCGAGCGCCTCTCAGGCGCGCCCGAGATAGCCGACGGCCGCGCGCCACGGCACGAGCAGGGCGAGACCGACGCCGAGCGAGACGAGCATGAACGTCACCGCGAAGTCACCGTGAAAGATGGCAGTGGCGCGCAGCGCCTGTCCGACGAGCACCGCGCCGACCCACGCGAGCGCGGTCCGGGTGACGGCGTTTCGGAGCGACCGATAGATCTCCGGTGCGTACACGCCGGCGGGCACGGACGCGACCGCCCAGCCGATGAGAAACGGGAGTGCGGTGCCGACGACCCGCCCCGGTTGGGCGAGGAGATCGTAGCCGTGCTGGAGTTCGCCGAGGGCGACGAAGAGGACTATCAGCGCCACGTCACCGAGGGCGACGGCGAGCGTCCGCGGCGAGGCGTCGACGTGCGTCCGGAGCGAAGCGACGGCACTCATGGCCTCCCATCGGTACGCGAGCGGTATGTACGAATCGTTTCAGCGCTTGACGCCCGCGACGGTGAAGCCAAAGCCGCGGGCCGGAATCGCCGCATCTAATCCGGTGCGCTCGACCGCTCCGGCGAGTTCCTCTGGGGTGAAAAACTCTGAATCGAACCCCACGAGATGCTCGCCGGCGGCCAGCGCCTGCCCGCGCACGGTCGCACGGTCGAACTCCCGGCAGACGAACACGCCGCCCGGGCGAAGGACCCGCTCGGCCTCGGCGAGCGCCCCCGCTTGGTCGGCGACGTGATGGAGCGCATCGACGACGACGACCGCGTCCACGCTATCGTCGGCGACCGGCAGCGCCGCACCGTCGCCGCGAACACAGTCGAGTCCGACCCGTCGTGCCTCGGCAAGCATCCCCGCCGCGGCGTCGATGACCACCCGTTCGGGACTGTCGAGAACCCGCGCCGCGCGTCCCGTGCCGCCGCCGACGTCGAGAACCCGTTCGATATCGCGGTCGGCGAGGGCGAGTCCCGCCCGGAGCGCGCGCTCGTTGGTCGCGGGCGAGAACCGCTCGTAGTAGCGCGCGAACCGCTCGAAGAGCGCGACGTCCCCCGGCGCGTGCATGAGCGCTCTCGTGGCGGGCAGGATTTAAATCGTCCGGCGCAGCGCCTATGCCGATTCGCCGTCGACGAGTGGTATGGAGTACGCGCTCGATGGCTGGCCGGCTGACGAGCCGACTCTGCGCCTCGACTATCACGACTTCGCCTACGCCGGGAAGTTCGTAATGTCCTCGACCGGCAAGGCCGTCGTCCGCGACCCGCGTGAAGCGACCGACGGCGAGTGGGACGACGAGATCGTCGCGGCGCTGGCGTTCAACGCGGACCGCACCGACCCCGATACCCTCTGGTTTCGCTACATCACCGTGCGCGCCGACCGCCGCGGCGAGGCTCTCGGTCCGCGCCTCGCGATGTTCACGTCCGAAAAAGCGCTCGCCCGTGGCTACGAACGCCTCCGCATCGCCGTCAACAATCCCTTCGCCTACGAAGCCCTCTACAAGGCTGGATTCGGCTACACGGGCCGAGAGACCGGTCTCGCCGAACTCGTCCTCGAACGCCCCGACGAGCGCTCACGGGCGGCCTATCAGGCGGGTCTCGACATCTATCGCGAGCGCGATCTCACCGACGGCGAGAACGAGTTCTTGGAGATGCGAAGCGACGTCGACCCGCCATCGGTGCTCGCTGCGCCGGAATGATCGTTTATTCTTGATCGAGGACGACCAACCATGCGTAGTCGGGGGATTCAAGCGCCATTCCCGCTTACGGAGAGCAATGGGAAACGCAGACCTCCGCCAGCTCGCGGCCATCGAGCCGATCGAGTTTTCCGAACTCGCCGGCGCGACGGTGGCCATCGACGCGCACAACTGGCTCTATCGGTATCTCACGACCACAGTCAAGTGGACCAGCGATGCAGTCTATACGACCGCCGCGGGTAAGGAGGTCGCCAACCTCATCGGCGTCGTGCAGGGCCTGCCGAAGTTCTTCGAACACGATATCGTACCCATAATGGTCTTCGACGGCGGCGTCACCGACCTGAAGACCGACGAGGTCGAGCGCCGGCGCGAACAGAAGGAGAAAGCAGAGGAACGGGCCGCCGAGGCACGGGCGGCGGGCGACGCCATCGAGGCTGCTCGGCTCGAATCGCGCACCCAGCGCCTGACCGGCACGATTCACGAGACGACGCGCGAACTGCTCGACCTCCTCGACGTCCCGGTGGTGGAAGCGCCCGCCGAGGGCGAGGCGCAGGCCGCCCACATGGCCCGCTCCAATACTGTGGACTACGCCGGCAGCGAGGACTACGATACCCTGTTGTTCGGCGCACCGCACACGCTTCGGGACCTCACGAGCAAGGGCGACCCCGAGTGCATGGATTTCGAGGCGACCCTCGACGAACACGGTCTCACGTGGGAGCAACTCGTCGACGTGGGCATCCTCTGCGGGACGGACTTCAACGACGGCGTGTCGGGCATCGGGCCGAAGACGGCGGTCAAATCGATCGGCGAGCACGGCGACCTCTGGGCGGCGCTCGAAGCCGAGGACGCCTACATCGAGAACGCCGACCTCGTCCGCGAGCTGTTTTTGAACCCGGACGTCACCGACGCCGATTTCGATCCCGAGATCGAGCCGGATCTCGACGCCGCCCGCGCGTACGTCACCGATGAGTGGGAGATTCCCGAAGGCGAGGTCGAGCGCGGGTTCGAGCGCATCGAGGACGCGACCGTGCAGTCGGGTCTCGACCGCTGGACGTGAGGGTTTTACCGCCGGCCCGTCCCCATCGAGTATGGACACCGCAGACGTCGAACGACTCATCGAATCCGGCATCGAGGACGCGGAGGCGACCGTCACCCAGCCGCGCGGCGAGGACGACGACCATCTCGCCGCCGTGGTCGTCGCCCCGGCCTTCGAGGACGAGACCATCGTGAACCAGCACCAACTGGTGTACGACGCCCTCGGCGAGCACATGACGACGGACATCCACGCGCTCGAACTCAAAACGTATACGCCCGACGAATACACCACCCGAGAGTAAGCGAGAACGCCGCCGGTTCCCGTGGGTTTTATCCACCCCCACCCGAACCGGGCGTGCATGAGCGACGATTACCGAACCGAATCCGATAGTCTCGGCGAGATGGAGGTCCCGGCGGAGGCTTACTGGGGCGCACAGACCCAGCGCGCCGTCGAGAACTTCCCCATCTCGGGGATCACCTTCGACCGGCGGTTCATCCGCGCGCTCGGCACCGTCAAGAAGGCCGCCGCACGAGCCAACCGCGACCTCGACCTCATCGAGGAGGCGACCGCCGACGCCATCATCGACGCCGCAGAGGAGGTCATCAACGGCGAACACGACGACCAGTTCCCCGTCGACGTCTTTCAAACCGGGTCGGGCACCTCGACGAACATGAACGCCAACGAGGTCATCGCCAACCGCGCGAGCGAGATTCGGGGTGGCGAGGTCGGTTCCGATACTGTCCACCCGAACGACGACGTGAACTTCGGCCAGTCCTCGAACGACGTGATTCCGACCGCGATGCACGTCGCCACGCTCGAAGCGATCCAGCGCGACCTCGTGCCCGCGCTCGAAACCCTGCGGGCGGCGCTGGGCGAGAAGGAAGCCGAGTTCGACACGGTGGTGAAGACGGGTCGGACCCATCTCCAGGACGCGACGCCCGTGCGACTCGGCCAGGAGTTCGGCGGCTACCGCACCCAGATCGACAAGGGCATTTCGCGGGTGAGTCGAACCACTCGCAACCTCTCGGAACTCGCCCTCGGTGGCACGGCGGTGGGCACGGGATTGAACACCCATCCGGAGTTCCCCGAACTCGCCGCCGAGTACATCTCCAGCGAAACTGGATTACCATTCGAGGAGGCGACCGACCACTTCGAGGCCCAGGCCGCCCACGACGCGATGGCCGAGGCCCACGGCGCGCTCCGTACGGTGTCAGGGTCGATGCACAAGATCGCCAACGACCTCCGATTGCTCGCGTCGGGCCCCAGAAACGGCATCGGCGAGATCGACCAACCCGAAAACCAGCCGGGGTCGTCGATCATGCCGGGCAAGATCAACCCCGTCGTCGCCGAGGCCGTGAATCAAGTCCACGTCCAGGTCGTCGGCAATGACGCCGCCGTCGCGACCGGCGCGGAGAACGGCCAGATCGATCTCAATCTTTACAAGCCGGTCATCGCCCACAACACGCTCCAATCGATCGAGCTGCTCACGAACGCGAGCGAGGCGTTCGCCGAGAAGTTCGTCGACAACCTCGAAGCCAACCGCGAGCGCTGCGAGGACCAGGTCGAACGGAGCATGGCGCTCGCCACCGCCTTGAACGCTCACATCGGCTACGACGATGCGAGCACGATCGCCAAGGACGCCCTGAAGCAGGACAAGACGGTCCGCGAGATCGTCGTCGAGGAGGGCTATCTCGACGAGGGCGAAGCCGACGATGTCCTCGACGCGCGCGCGATGACCGAACGCGGGATTCCGGGCCGCGAGGAGTAGCTCAGTTCGGCGTGAACTCGCCGGCGAAGACGATTTTGTTCAGTTCCTTTCGCTGATTCGGCTGTTCGTCGTCGGGTGCGTCGTCCTCATCGTGAACCCCGATGGCCGCCATCGCCTCGACGTCGTACTCGTCGGTGAGGGCGAACAGTTCGCGCGCACCGTCGTAGTCGAATCCCTGCATGCCGTGAACGACGAGTCCGCGGCGCGCCCCTTCGAGTGCGAGGTTTTCGAAGGCCGCGCCGGTGTCGAACGAGTGGGTCGGTGCAGGCTCGTCGTTGTGGTCGAAGGTCGTCTTCGAGAGCACGACCACGAGCGCCGCGGCGTCGCTCGCCCACTCGCGATTGCCCTCGGCGAGCAGGTCTTCGAAATCGTCCCACTGGTCGTGGTCGGGCGTGGCGTAGACGAACCGCCAGTGTTGATTGTTGTAGGAGGATGGCGCCCAGCGGGCGGCCTCGAACAGCGAGAGCAGTTCGTCTTCGTCCAGTTGTGCGCCGGTCATCGTCCGTGGCGACCAGCGGTTGACGAACAGCGGATCGATGTCGTGGTTCGGGTCGCGGTGTTCGTCGACTTCGGTCCGGAGACCGTCGCTCGTCGAGCCATCGCCGGCGGTGGTGGGGTCGCTCGTTCGGTCCATTGTATCGGCCGAGTGTAGCCGTCTCGGACGGACAAACCCACCGATGTCGATCCGTAACTTGAGGGACGGAGTCGAGGTGCCGGCGCGGAGGCCGGCGGTTTATGTGGGGTGCGGTCGGTGTTCGACGCATGGAACGGCTCGATGGGCGGGTCAGACTCGTCTGGCTCGTGAGTGCACTCGTCGCCGCGCTCGTCGCCGGCGCGCTCGCGGGCGCGGCCGACCGCTTCGTGCTCGAAATCGGTCTCTGGGTCGCCCCAGTAGTATTCGTCGTCCTCGCCGCTCTCGGCGCGGGCTACGAACTCGCGCGCTATCGCGTCTGGCGCTTCGCCCTCGAAGACGACGCCGTCGTGCTCGAACGCGGCGTCCTCACCCGCGTGACCTCCGTCGTCCCATTTGTACGAGTCCAACACGTCGACACCCAGCGCGGGCCGATCGAGCGCCTCGTCGGACTGTCGAGCGTCGTGGTCTACACCGCCGGCTCGCGCGGCGCTGACGTGACGATTCCCGGCCTGACGCCCGAGCGTGCCGACGCCATCCGACAGGACCTTCGCCGACTCGCCATCGAGAGCGAACCGGGCGACCCGGAGGACGCGGTGTGAAGCTCCATCCCCTCTCGCTTGCCCTTCGGGCGCTGCCTCGGGGCGTGCAGATCGGTTCGTTCGGCTTCTTCGTCGTCTCCATCGCTTCCTCGCTGGTCTCGATACCGGGCTTTTTCCCCGTGCTCGTCGCGGCGACCGTCGGTGGCTTTCTCGTGGGTGTGGGCTACGAGACGCTCTACTACCGCCGCTTCGCGTACGACCTCACGACGGACACGCTCGACATCGGCTCGGGTGTGTTCTCGCGGCGCGAGCGCGAGATCCCCATCAGACGGATTCAGAACGTCGACATTTCACGGGGTATCATCCAGCGCGCACTCGCCATCGCGGCCGTTGGTATCGAGACCGCCGGCGGCGGCGAGACCGAGGCCAGCCTCCGCTACGTGAGCTACGAGGAGGCAAAGCGCCTGCAGCGGGGCATCCAGCGGCGCAAACGCGGTGAAACGGACGAACCGGCCACCGGCGAACGCGACGAACAGGCCGAACTTCTGTTCGAACTCACGCCACGAAATCTCGTGATTCTGGGGCTGGTCGCGCCGGACCTCCGTGCACTCCTGCCGGTGCTTTTCTTCGCCGTTCCCACCCTCGGCATCTCGATTCCCGACCTGCTCGCCGAGAGCGGTGCGGTCAGCGTCGGGCCGCAGGGCGCGGCGCTCGCGCTCGTCTCGTGGGCCGCCACCGCCGCCGTGACCGCCGCGCGCTACTACGACTTCCGGCTGACTCGCTCCGGGGACGAACTCCGCTACGAACGGGGCCTGCTCTCGCGCTACGACGGCTCGATTCCGCTCGACAAGGTCCAACAGATAGACATCCGGGAGAACGTCCTGATGCGCCGGCTCGGCTACGGCTCGCTCGCCGTCGAGACCGCCGGCTACACGCCCGGCGAGGGACCGTCTGGCGGTTCGGAGGCCGCGATTCCGCTGGCCGAGCGCGGGCGTGTGCTCGCGTTCGCGCGCTCGCTCGACGGGTTCGACTTCGGCGAGCCGGAGTTTTCGCGCCCGCCCCGCAGAGCGCGCCGGCGCTACGCCGTCCGCTACGCGCTCGCTATCGCGTTCATCGGGGCTATGCTGTTCGCCGCGAACGCCACCATCGGGATACCGTTACTCCGATTCTGGTATCTTCCGCTCGCCGGACTCCTGTTCGTGCCGTTCGCCGCCCACTACAAGTGGCGCAATCGTGGCTACGCGGCGGGAGCCGAACACGTCCTGACGCGCAACGGATTCTGGCGGCGATCCACCGCCGTCGTGCCCGCCTATCGCGTCCAGACGGTGATCCAAACCGCGACGCCGTTCCAGCGCTGGCGCGACCTCGCCACGGTGGCCATCGACACCGCCGGCTCGCTGTCGGTGACCGATCGGGGCGCACGCGCGGTCGATTTCGACGCGAGCGAGGCGACCGACCTCCGCGAGACGGTGCGACGGCGGCTCGGCGAAAATCTCGCCGTGCGCCGTGGCGCGGGCGAATCGACCAGCGTGCGAGCAGACGCCAGCGACGAGTAACCTCCGACGAGCGACGACTGGACGGACTTTTGTCGCTCCACGCCGCACGGCCACACAATGAGTGCCGAGCACGACACGGACCACGACTACGAGGCGTTGGGGCTGGTCGCCGGGCTGGAGATTCACCAGCAACTCGACACCCGGTCGAAACTGTTCTGTGGCTGTCCGACCGACCGGCGCGAACCGGAGGAATCCACCCATCGCTTCCGGCGGTATCTCCACCCCACGAAGAGCGAACTCGGCGAAATCGACGTCGCGGCGCTCGAAGAGGCGAGTGTCGAGCGTGAGTTCGAGTATCTGGCCTTCGATTCCACCTGTCTCGTGGAGGCCGACGAGGAACCACCGCATCGCATCGACGACGAGGCTATTCATACTATCCTCGAAATCGCCGGCCTGCTCGACATGACGCCCGTTGACGAGGCGCACGTCATGCGTAAAATTGTCGTCGATGGCTCGAATACTTCAGGCTTTCAGCGCTCGGCACGCGTCGCGGGTGACGGCGCAATCAGCACCTCGGAGGGCACGGTCGGTATCGAGGACATGGAACTCGAAGAGGAGAGCGCCGGGCGCGTCGCCGAGACCGATGCGGGAGTGCGCTACGCGCTCGATAGGCTGGGCATCCCGCTGGTCGAAATCGGCACCAAGCCCGACATTCGTTCGCCGGCACAGGCCAAGGAGGCCGCCGAGCGCATCGGCATGCTGTTGCGCTCGACGGGAAAAGTCAAGCGCGGCCTCGGCACCATCCGCCAGGACGTGAACGTCTCCATCGCCGAGGGCGCGCGCGTCGAACTCAAGGGCGTCCAGAGTTTGGACGATATCGACGACATCGTGCGAAACGAGGTCGGCAGGCAGGCCGCACTGCTCGACATTCGCGAGGAACTCGCGGGCAGGAATGCGGGTGTGAGCGAACCGGCGGACGTTTCGGCGGTGTTCGAAGACACCGACAGCGGTCTCGTCGGCGGCGCGCTTTCCGGGGATGGAGTGGCGATGGCCGTCCGGCTGGAAGGGTTCGACGGGCTTGTGGGCCGCGAACTCCAGCCCGACCGCCGTTTGGGCACCGAGTTCGCCGACCACGCGAAACGCCACGGCGTCGGTGGCATCTTCCACACCGACGAGCTGCCGGCCTACGGCGTTACCGAGGACGAGGTCGCGGCGCTGCGCGAGGCGGTCGACGCCGACAGCGAGGCGCGAAGCGCCTCGGACAGTTCGAGCGGGCGAAGCCCGCGAGAAGAGCGCGATGCGGTGGCGATGGTCGCCGCCGACCCCGAGGCTGCGCAGGCAGCCATCGAGGCGGTCGCCGACCGTGCGCGGACGGCCATCGACGGCGTGCCCGAGGAAACCCGCGGGGCGAACGACGACGGCACCACCCGGTATCTCAGACCGCTCCCGGGCGCGGCACGGATGTATCCCGAGACCGACGTTCCACCCGTCGAACTCGACTTCGAGGGTATCGAGACGCCGGAACTCCTCACCGAACGAGTCGAGCGCTACCAGTCCGAACTCGGACTCGATGCCGGACTCGCCGAACAGGTCGCCTATGGCCGGCGGATGGGCCTGTTCGAGACGGCCGTTGAACGCGGCGTCGACCCCACGCTCGCGGCGGGCACAGTGGAAAGCACCGCGACCGAACTCCGACGCGACGGCGTCCCGATCCAAGACGTTGACGACGAGCGCTTTCTCGCCATCTTCGACCTCTATCGGGAGGGCGAGGTGACGAGCGAGGGGCTTCCTGACCTACTCGCGGCGGTCGCCGAGAACCCGGAACTCTCGCCGGCGGAAGCCGCCGAACGCGAGGGACTCGGGAGTGCTGGCGACGACGAGGTGCGCGAGGCCGTCGTCGAAGTGGTCGAGCGAAACGAACAGCAGGTCGAGCAGCAGGGCATGGGCGCGTTCTCGGGGCTGATGGGCGAGTGCATGGGCGCGCTCGGCGGTCGCGCGGAGGGTGACGAGGTGAGCGAACTGCTGCGCGAGGAGATCCAAAAACGGGCTTGACGGCCGCCGAAATCGGCCAGTCGGACGCAAAACGATGTGCTTGTTCCCGTGCGGACCTTCTCGATCCATCGAACCGAGAGAATCTCACGATCTGTCGTATCCGGCGAACGGTGGGCGGACCCCGACCGGACGCACCGTTCTTCGAATGAAACGTGCCGTATGGCTTCGTTGACACCCTCACCCTTATGTGGACATCGTGCCATAGACACACGAGCAACACATGCCAAGTGATACCGAATTGCAGGAAATGTACGGTTGGATGGTGACTGCTCGCCGGTACGAGGAGCGCCTTCAGGAGGAGTATCTGGAGGGCAAGCAGCCGGCGTTCGACATCTCGGCCGGGCCGATTCCGGGCGAGTTGCATCTCGCCGCCGGCCAGGAGGCCGCGGCCGCCGGCGTCTGCGCTCACCTCCGCGACGACGACACCGTGACCGCGCCGCACCGGCCACATCACGTTGCCATCGCCAAGGGCGTCGATCTGGAGCGGATGACCGCCGAAATCTTCGGCCGGCGAACGGGTCTCTGTAAGGGCAAGGGCGGCCAC
This window of the Halococcus sediminicola genome carries:
- a CDS encoding class II fumarate hydratase, translating into MSDDYRTESDSLGEMEVPAEAYWGAQTQRAVENFPISGITFDRRFIRALGTVKKAAARANRDLDLIEEATADAIIDAAEEVINGEHDDQFPVDVFQTGSGTSTNMNANEVIANRASEIRGGEVGSDTVHPNDDVNFGQSSNDVIPTAMHVATLEAIQRDLVPALETLRAALGEKEAEFDTVVKTGRTHLQDATPVRLGQEFGGYRTQIDKGISRVSRTTRNLSELALGGTAVGTGLNTHPEFPELAAEYISSETGLPFEEATDHFEAQAAHDAMAEAHGALRTVSGSMHKIANDLRLLASGPRNGIGEIDQPENQPGSSIMPGKINPVVAEAVNQVHVQVVGNDAAVATGAENGQIDLNLYKPVIAHNTLQSIELLTNASEAFAEKFVDNLEANRERCEDQVERSMALATALNAHIGYDDASTIAKDALKQDKTVREIVVEEGYLDEGEADDVLDARAMTERGIPGREE
- a CDS encoding nitroreductase family protein; translation: MDRTSDPTTAGDGSTSDGLRTEVDEHRDPNHDIDPLFVNRWSPRTMTGAQLDEDELLSLFEAARWAPSSYNNQHWRFVYATPDHDQWDDFEDLLAEGNREWASDAAALVVVLSKTTFDHNDEPAPTHSFDTGAAFENLALEGARRGLVVHGMQGFDYDGARELFALTDEYDVEAMAAIGVHDEDDAPDDEQPNQRKELNKIVFAGEFTPN
- a CDS encoding PH domain-containing protein — translated: MERLDGRVRLVWLVSALVAALVAGALAGAADRFVLEIGLWVAPVVFVVLAALGAGYELARYRVWRFALEDDAVVLERGVLTRVTSVVPFVRVQHVDTQRGPIERLVGLSSVVVYTAGSRGADVTIPGLTPERADAIRQDLRRLAIESEPGDPEDAV
- a CDS encoding PH domain-containing protein; this encodes MKLHPLSLALRALPRGVQIGSFGFFVVSIASSLVSIPGFFPVLVAATVGGFLVGVGYETLYYRRFAYDLTTDTLDIGSGVFSRREREIPIRRIQNVDISRGIIQRALAIAAVGIETAGGGETEASLRYVSYEEAKRLQRGIQRRKRGETDEPATGERDEQAELLFELTPRNLVILGLVAPDLRALLPVLFFAVPTLGISIPDLLAESGAVSVGPQGAALALVSWAATAAVTAARYYDFRLTRSGDELRYERGLLSRYDGSIPLDKVQQIDIRENVLMRRLGYGSLAVETAGYTPGEGPSGGSEAAIPLAERGRVLAFARSLDGFDFGEPEFSRPPRRARRRYAVRYALAIAFIGAMLFAANATIGIPLLRFWYLPLAGLLFVPFAAHYKWRNRGYAAGAEHVLTRNGFWRRSTAVVPAYRVQTVIQTATPFQRWRDLATVAIDTAGSLSVTDRGARAVDFDASEATDLRETVRRRLGENLAVRRGAGESTSVRADASDE
- the gatE gene encoding Glu-tRNA(Gln) amidotransferase subunit GatE, producing MSAEHDTDHDYEALGLVAGLEIHQQLDTRSKLFCGCPTDRREPEESTHRFRRYLHPTKSELGEIDVAALEEASVEREFEYLAFDSTCLVEADEEPPHRIDDEAIHTILEIAGLLDMTPVDEAHVMRKIVVDGSNTSGFQRSARVAGDGAISTSEGTVGIEDMELEEESAGRVAETDAGVRYALDRLGIPLVEIGTKPDIRSPAQAKEAAERIGMLLRSTGKVKRGLGTIRQDVNVSIAEGARVELKGVQSLDDIDDIVRNEVGRQAALLDIREELAGRNAGVSEPADVSAVFEDTDSGLVGGALSGDGVAMAVRLEGFDGLVGRELQPDRRLGTEFADHAKRHGVGGIFHTDELPAYGVTEDEVAALREAVDADSEARSASDSSSGRSPREERDAVAMVAADPEAAQAAIEAVADRARTAIDGVPEETRGANDDGTTRYLRPLPGAARMYPETDVPPVELDFEGIETPELLTERVERYQSELGLDAGLAEQVAYGRRMGLFETAVERGVDPTLAAGTVESTATELRRDGVPIQDVDDERFLAIFDLYREGEVTSEGLPDLLAAVAENPELSPAEAAEREGLGSAGDDEVREAVVEVVERNEQQVEQQGMGAFSGLMGECMGALGGRAEGDEVSELLREEIQKRA